In Candidatus Thorarchaeota archaeon, the DNA window TATTCCCGTAGCGCAAGAAGCCCAAAAAAGATGACCACGAGACCCCCAGCTCCCATGATCAGTGCAATCATGAATGGCGTCATCACAAGCGAGTGGACACTGATAATAATAACAATTACAATTCCGACCTCCACGATCGAGTGACCGACCATAGGGAGCATGCCAAATAGCCTGCCTCTCTTGGCTGCATTTTGTATGACCGCAGCCGAGAGCGGGCCGGGTGCTAGTGCGCCAGTGAGTGAGAGCAAAAACCAAGCTGCTAGGATCTCAAGAATGGTCATTTAATGCGCCTCGGGATGTACCAATACTGGTGCCAAAAAAAAAGGTTCAGCAATGTACACCGGAAAATTTTCATTTTCTGGGCATTGTTATTTAAAAATGCCATGCCCAATATCCTTAATAGAACTGGGCCCGCTATCATAGTAGATTCATGGAGCGGCTATGCTGTGAAACTAGTACAGATAGTCTTGCCCTAC includes these proteins:
- a CDS encoding LysE family translocator, whose amino-acid sequence is MTILEILAAWFLLSLTGALAPGPLSAAVIQNAAKRGRLFGMLPMVGHSIVEVGIVIVIIISVHSLVMTPFMIALIMGAGGLVVIFFGLLALREYRYSAEELEDTSDEQNTPPVTAASNHSGRIGQHSLPILSALVVRNRSLYRHCPRGRSSGGSRNYPRGWDPRLPDPYLN